From the Hylaeus volcanicus isolate JK05 chromosome 4, UHH_iyHylVolc1.0_haploid, whole genome shotgun sequence genome, one window contains:
- the LOC128875279 gene encoding aminopeptidase N-like → MKLIVSLKDVTAVFVIICLHAATFVSSLQVGTTNQNVMMYDNKVMNKYRLPNDTVPIHYNIKLDLNNITFMGETEIYLKVLRPTLNIVLHSNVTIDESETSVRDEDNIFKPNEHVYDFDTDMLHLRFNNSLNSGVYVLYLKFVGVLAGDLCGAFRSYYPDVDYNYALIFGTHFQKTSARRAFPCWDEPALKATFNVSLKHDTNYTALSNMPAYMMEHDESDKKVWTHFETTPVMSTNILAFFVVNYPNITNSDGTVRVWARRQKINAATYFLDIVQKATDELSRFLNSTVRVPKMDHVIIPHYSASATENWGVVVYAEGTVPYISDMRSIESRMLQVMTVTHEMVHQWFGNLVSPAWWKYFWLSEGTATYLKYYITDKFFKSWRVMDNIIFHQMKSFDSDDSTYVDHINRDYISPRITRGDYALSYIKPAMIFWMLTHILGENVYRAGLLNYISAHEYSSVTSDDLWEAMQIALNTSNSVHKDFQVKEVMDTWIEHPGYPMVIVTRNYTTGSVTIRQQPSLFSKDKTRIHQKWWIPINYATRSAPEFSATKPVFWLRPSDKDIVIEGIDVGDWIIVNLQHTGYYRVNYDSTNWRKIVKYLNTNDYAKIHAGNRVHLMDTAYNLMKTKQLNVTTFIHLTNYLHRETDPVVWKYVLSNSHLRYAYFRHSKGEVLKSHILGLMNAFIDTIDYETLFAEDDFSMSVKLEALNWACRFDHRECKEQATRRLIAYLNDPVANTIPYDAKYWVFCMGLARANRSIWDMVYQELSRMQERTFFDTLGYLSCTEDPSIIKHYLNLSLAENTTISKFTYPISILNNIDVDLPENIDAVIEFIMENLTRITDATNELNNILYNLIWKISRQDQMDKLKEFLRSNGINEDSNILYRERNLSEIDEELTKILDWLRISNITDTTDSE, encoded by the exons ATGAAGTTAATAGTCAGCCTGAAAGATGTGACTGCAGTCTTTGTCATAATTTGCCTACATGCGGCAACTTTTGTTAGTTCCCTGCAAGTGGGGACTACGAATCAAAATGTTATGATGTATGATAATAAAGTAATGAACAAGTATCGTTTGCCTAATGACACGGTGCCGATACactataatattaaattggaTCTAAACAATATCACGTTTATGGgcgaaacagaaatttatttgaaagtgcTGAGACCAACGCTAAATATCGTTTTACATTCTAATGTTACGATAGACGAATCGGAGACGAGTGTAAGAGACGaggacaatattttcaaaccaAACGAACATGTTTACGATTTTGACACGGATATGTTGCACCTACGTTTCAATAATAGCTTAAATTCAGGAGTTTACGTTTTGTATCTTAAGTTTGTCGGAGTGTTGGCCGGCGATCTCTGTGGAGCTTTCAGATCTTACTATCCAGATGTGGATTATAATTACGC GCTAATTTTTGGAACGCATTTTCAAAAAACGTCCGCACGTCGCGCTTTTCCTTGCTGGGACGAACCAGCACTTAAAGCTACGTTCAACGTTTCTTTGAAACATGATACGAATTATACGGCATTGTCGAATATGCCGGCATATATGATGGAACACGATGAAAGCGACAAGAAAGTCTGGACCCATTTCGAGACCACGCCAGTTATGTCGACCAACATTCTGGCTTTTTTCGTTGTCAATTATCCTAACATTACCAATTCGGACGGGACAGTCAGAGTATGGGCTAGAAGACAAAAAATCAACGCCGCAACGTATTTCTTGGACATAGTGCAAAAAGCAACAGATGAGTTGTCACGATTCCTCAACAGTACGGTTCGCGTCCCAAAAATGGATCACGTTATTATACCACATTATTCTGCAAGCGCTACCGAGAATTGGGGCGTTGTCGTTTACGC ggAAGGTACGGTCCCATACATAAGTGATATGAGGAGCATTGAATCCAGAATGCTTCAAGTGATGACTGTCACTCATGAAATGGTACACCAATGGTTTGGAAATTTAGTTAGTCCAGCTTggtggaaatatttttggttAAGCGAGGGTACAGCTACGTATTTAAAGTATTACATCACTGACAAG tTCTTCAAAAGCTGGAGAGTAATGGACAACataatatttcatcaaatGAAATCCTTTGATTCGGACGACAGCACTTATGTCGATCACATAAATAGAGATTACATCAGCCCTCGGATCACCAGAGGCGACTACGCTCTCAGCTATAtaaaac CTGCGATGATTTTTTGGATGCTCACTCATATACTCGGCGAGAATGTTTATCGAGCTGGTTTATTGAACTACATCAGTGCACA CGAGTACAGCAGTGTTACATCGGATGATCTGTGGGAAGCAATGCAGATTGCGTTGAACACATCGAACTCCGTCCATAAAGATTTTCAAGTGAAAGAGGTAATGGACACTTGGATAGAACATCCTGGATATCCTATGGTGATCGTCACTAGAAACTACACTACTGGTAGCGTAACTATACGCCAACAGCCGTCATTATTCAGTAAAGATAAAACTAGAATTCACCAGAAATGGTGGATTCCTATCAATTACGCGACCAGATCTGCGCCGGAATTTTCAGCAACCAAACCTGTGTTCTGGTTGCGACCAAGCGATAAAGACATAGTAATCGAAGGGATCGATGTTGGCGACTGGATAATTGTTAATCTACAACACACTG GTTATTATCGTGTAAATTATGACTCGACGAATTGGAGAaaaatcgttaaatatttaaatacgaacGATTACGCGAAAATACACGCGGGAAATCGTGTTCATCTTATGGACACTGCTTATAACCTGATGAAAACCAAACAACTTAACGTCACCACTTTTATTCATCTCACCAATTATTTGCATCGTGAAACGGATCCTGTTGTATGGAAGTATGTGCTGAGTAATTCACATCTGAGATACGCGTACTTCAGGCATTCCAAGGGAGAAGTTTTAAAA TCACATATTCTCGGTTTAATGAACGCCTTTATCGACACCATTGATTATGAGACACTTTTCGCTGAGGACGATTTCTCCATGTCTGTAAAACTAGAAGCTTTAAATTGGGCTTGCAGATTTGATCATCGTGAATGCAAGGAACAAGCAACACGACGATTAATTGCATATTTGAACGATCCAGTAGCAAATAC AATACCATATGATGCGAAGTATTGGGTTTTCTGCATGGGATTAGCCCGCGCAAATCGATCAATTTGGGACATGGTATATCAAGAACTGTCAAGAATGCAGGAACGCACTTTCTTCGATACATTAGGATACCTGAGTTGCACAGAGGATCCGAGTATCATCAAgcattatttgaatttgtccTTGGCCGAAAACACAACAATATCAAAATTCACATATCCGATCAGCATCCTAAACAATATTGACGTGGACTTACCAGAGAATATAGATGCAGTCATAGAATTTATTATGGAAAATTTGACACGAATCACTGATGC AACAAACgaattgaacaatattttatataacctTATCTGGAAAATAAGCAGACAGGATCAAATGGATAAG TTGAAAGAGTTTCTACGAAGTAATGGAATTAACGAAGATTCCAATATACTCTACCGTGAAAGGAATTTGTCGGAAATTGATGAAGAACTTACCAAAATTTTAGATTGGTTAAGGATAAGTAACATTACAGACACAACCGACTCAGAATGA